In one window of Cellulophaga sp. HaHa_2_95 DNA:
- a CDS encoding PorT family protein, translated as MSKKNLDELFREQFRDFDEVPDDKVWTAIEASLDQKKSRKLIPVWWWKLGGIAAASLFLLYVINPFSTEIETQPSVTDVEHPVQEHSKEAIEKSKHLNSVESSHVNMDEEFDADAEEQDNFNTAPSYVVNEIDSLNNAATKENSAAKTQTASLHTYNTKFTEANKQGETTTSTSIQSSELASNTKKGSEPASKSLEGLADGPIHHNNNNKPLENNDGSGSAFKNKGNITELAVNVEEDQLDKKEGKKKSIFDEIEDDEVLIAEHKANKWSVSPSIAPVYFNGLGEGSPIHSAFISNSKTGNVNLSYGVAVAYEVTKRLKVRSGIHKVDYGYNTNQIEFSSSVNSAATVQIANIDYKTTSKNIVVQSELNLDSKAGFVANDATAKSPSLNGDLSQQFGYLEVPLELNYALLDKRFGIDVIGGVSSLFLLNNDVFLNSGDQTTEVGEANNINDINFSTNFGFGFNYKLTQKLLFNLEPVFKYQLNTFSNTAGDFQPFSVGVYSGVSFRF; from the coding sequence ATGAGTAAAAAGAATTTAGATGAATTGTTTCGTGAACAGTTCAGAGATTTTGATGAGGTTCCTGATGATAAAGTCTGGACCGCCATTGAAGCATCTCTTGATCAAAAGAAATCACGAAAATTAATTCCGGTATGGTGGTGGAAACTGGGAGGCATTGCTGCGGCATCATTATTTTTGCTGTATGTAATAAATCCGTTTTCAACTGAGATAGAAACACAACCTTCTGTTACAGATGTGGAGCATCCTGTTCAAGAACATTCTAAGGAGGCTATAGAAAAATCTAAACACCTAAATAGCGTAGAATCTTCGCATGTAAATATGGATGAAGAATTTGATGCCGATGCGGAAGAACAAGATAATTTTAACACAGCACCTTCTTATGTTGTTAATGAAATTGATAGCTTAAACAATGCCGCTACGAAGGAGAACAGTGCAGCAAAGACACAAACAGCATCTTTACATACTTACAATACAAAATTTACAGAAGCGAATAAGCAAGGGGAAACTACAACGTCTACTAGCATACAGTCCTCAGAATTAGCTTCAAATACTAAGAAGGGTTCAGAACCAGCTAGTAAAAGCTTAGAGGGGTTGGCTGATGGTCCTATTCATCATAATAATAATAATAAACCACTTGAAAATAATGATGGTTCAGGGAGCGCATTCAAGAATAAGGGAAATATTACGGAACTAGCTGTTAACGTGGAAGAGGATCAGTTAGATAAAAAGGAAGGAAAGAAGAAATCAATTTTTGATGAAATAGAAGATGATGAAGTACTTATAGCAGAACATAAAGCAAATAAATGGTCTGTGAGCCCTAGTATTGCTCCTGTTTATTTTAATGGATTAGGGGAAGGATCTCCAATACATTCCGCTTTTATTTCTAATTCTAAAACGGGTAATGTTAATTTAAGTTATGGCGTAGCTGTCGCTTATGAAGTAACAAAAAGATTAAAAGTAAGATCTGGGATTCATAAAGTAGATTATGGGTATAACACCAATCAAATTGAATTTAGTTCTTCTGTAAATAGTGCTGCAACGGTGCAAATAGCTAACATAGATTACAAAACAACTTCAAAAAATATTGTGGTTCAGAGCGAATTGAATCTTGATTCGAAAGCAGGATTTGTAGCAAATGATGCTACTGCGAAGTCTCCTAGTTTAAATGGCGACTTATCACAACAGTTTGGCTATTTAGAAGTGCCCTTGGAGTTAAACTATGCCTTATTGGACAAACGCTTTGGGATTGATGTAATCGGAGGTGTAAGCTCTTTATTTTTGTTGAATAATGATGTATTCTTAAATTCAGGAGATCAAACCACGGAAGTAGGGGAGGCAAACAATATCAATGACATTAATTTTAGTACAAATTTTGGATTCGGCTTTAATTATAAGCTT
- a CDS encoding RNA polymerase sigma factor: MSLEELINNCKKGNRKAQEQLYRDYSRVLFGVCLKYSRNKTEAEDNLHDSFMVIYNKIGQFKFKGSFEGWIKRITVNTILQKYRKETNLSLVHDNIEEEEVEASSFSEISLASLLQYIQELPNKYRLTFNLYVLDGYSHAEISEMLGTSLGTSKSNLARARMILKEKIEADIKREVIL, from the coding sequence TTGAGTCTAGAAGAACTCATTAACAACTGTAAAAAAGGCAATAGAAAGGCCCAAGAGCAATTATATCGAGATTACTCTCGGGTGTTGTTTGGGGTTTGTCTTAAGTATTCTCGCAATAAAACGGAGGCCGAGGATAATTTGCATGATAGTTTCATGGTTATTTATAATAAGATAGGCCAGTTTAAATTCAAGGGTTCTTTTGAGGGGTGGATAAAACGTATTACGGTAAATACAATCCTTCAGAAATACAGGAAAGAGACTAATCTTAGTCTTGTGCATGATAATATTGAGGAAGAAGAAGTGGAAGCGTCTAGCTTTTCTGAAATTAGCTTAGCCAGTTTGTTGCAATACATACAAGAATTGCCCAATAAATATAGACTAACTTTTAATTTATATGTTCTAGACGGATATTCTCACGCAGAGATTAGTGAAATGTTAGGAACCTCATTAGGGACCTCAAAGTCTAACCTAGCGAGAGCTCGGATGATTTTAAAAGAAAAAATAGAAGCAGATATAAAACGAGAGGTTATACTATAA
- the recA gene encoding recombinase RecA, whose translation MSSEKEAKLKALKLTLDKLDKTYGKGAVMKMGDSVVQDVEVIPSGSLGLDVALGVGGYPRGRVIEIYGPESSGKTTLTLHAIAEAQKNGGIAAFIDAEHAFDRFYAAKLGVDIDNLIISQPDNGEQGLEIADNLIRSGAIDIVVIDSVAALTPKSEIEGEMGDSKMGLHARLMSQALRKLTGSISKTKCTVIFINQLREKIGVMFGNPETTTGGNALKFYASVRVDIRRSTQIKDTDGNVQGNKTRVKIVKNKVAPPFRQTEFDIMYGEGISKVGEVIDLGVEYEIIKKSGSWFSYGDTKLGQGRDAVKNLLQDNPELQEELDAKIREAIKTVKS comes from the coding sequence ATGAGTTCGGAAAAAGAAGCAAAATTAAAGGCATTAAAACTAACCCTAGATAAACTTGACAAGACATACGGTAAAGGTGCCGTTATGAAAATGGGGGATAGTGTGGTTCAAGACGTTGAAGTTATTCCGTCTGGATCATTAGGATTAGATGTAGCTTTAGGTGTTGGAGGATATCCTAGAGGAAGAGTTATTGAAATATACGGACCAGAATCATCAGGTAAAACAACCTTAACATTACACGCTATAGCAGAAGCTCAAAAAAATGGTGGTATTGCAGCATTTATTGATGCAGAGCATGCTTTTGACCGTTTTTATGCAGCAAAATTAGGTGTAGATATTGATAATTTAATTATTTCACAACCAGATAACGGAGAGCAAGGGTTGGAAATTGCGGACAACTTAATTCGTTCTGGTGCTATCGATATTGTCGTAATAGATTCTGTTGCGGCATTGACGCCTAAAAGTGAAATTGAAGGTGAAATGGGAGATTCTAAAATGGGTCTTCATGCGCGTTTAATGTCACAAGCATTACGTAAGCTTACAGGTTCTATTAGTAAAACAAAATGTACCGTAATCTTTATCAACCAATTGCGTGAAAAAATTGGAGTTATGTTCGGGAATCCTGAAACAACTACTGGTGGTAACGCATTGAAATTTTATGCATCTGTACGTGTAGATATCAGAAGATCTACTCAAATAAAAGATACTGATGGTAATGTTCAAGGAAACAAGACAAGAGTAAAAATAGTTAAGAACAAAGTGGCTCCGCCTTTCCGTCAAACAGAATTTGATATTATGTATGGAGAAGGTATTTCTAAAGTAGGAGAGGTAATTGACTTGGGAGTGGAATATGAGATTATTAAGAAAAGCGGTTCTTGGTTTAGTTATGGCGATACCAAACTAGGACAAGGGCGTGATGCAGTTAAAAACTTACTGCAAGATAATCCTGAATTACAAGAGGAGCTCGACGCAAAAATTAGAGAAGCCATAAAAACTGTAAAAAGCTAA
- a CDS encoding rhodanese-related sulfurtransferase: MQLYNTLSAKEREALIEEAGKERLTISFYQYAHIKNPELFRNHLFITWNELDVLGRIYVAFEGINAQLSVPAENFETFKKHLDSISFLENVRLNIAIEQDNKSFLKLKVKVRDKIVADGLDDNLFDVTKKGIHVDAEKFNELIEDPDTVLVDMRNHYESEIGHFKNAITPDVDTFRDSLDIIENDLKDHKEDKKLVMYCTGGIRCEKASAYYKHKGFKQVYQLEGGIIEYTRQVQDKKLENKFMGKNFVFDHRRGERITDDVIANCHQCGKPCDNHVNCANEACHLLFIQCEECATGMDQCCSTECKDIHALPFEEQKALRKGKTVSNKIFKKGRSEVLKYKK; this comes from the coding sequence ATGCAACTGTACAATACGTTGAGCGCAAAAGAACGAGAAGCTCTTATCGAAGAAGCTGGTAAAGAACGACTTACAATCTCTTTCTATCAATATGCGCATATTAAAAATCCAGAACTTTTTAGAAATCACCTTTTCATTACATGGAATGAATTAGATGTTTTAGGCAGAATTTATGTTGCTTTTGAAGGCATAAATGCGCAATTATCTGTACCCGCAGAAAATTTTGAAACCTTTAAAAAACATTTAGATAGCATTAGTTTTTTAGAAAATGTTAGACTTAACATTGCTATCGAACAAGACAATAAATCGTTTTTAAAGTTAAAAGTGAAGGTCCGCGACAAAATTGTTGCAGATGGTCTTGATGATAATTTGTTTGATGTAACCAAAAAAGGGATACATGTTGACGCTGAAAAATTTAATGAGCTTATTGAAGATCCGGATACAGTTTTGGTAGATATGCGTAATCATTATGAAAGTGAGATTGGGCATTTTAAAAATGCCATTACTCCAGATGTAGATACATTCAGAGATTCTTTAGATATTATTGAAAACGATTTAAAAGATCATAAAGAAGATAAAAAGCTAGTGATGTACTGCACTGGCGGAATCCGCTGCGAAAAAGCAAGTGCCTATTACAAGCATAAAGGCTTTAAACAAGTTTATCAATTAGAAGGCGGAATTATTGAATATACGCGGCAAGTTCAAGATAAAAAGTTAGAGAATAAATTTATGGGAAAAAACTTTGTTTTTGACCATAGAAGAGGCGAACGCATTACCGATGATGTTATTGCAAATTGCCACCAATGCGGTAAACCTTGTGACAATCATGTGAACTGTGCTAACGAAGCCTGCCACTTATTATTTATACAATGTGAAGAATGCGCGACCGGTATGGATCAGTGTTGTTCTACCGAGTGTAAAGACATCCACGCACTACCCTTTGAGGAGCAAAAAGCGTTGCGCAAAGGTAAAACCGTGAGTAATAAAATATTTAAAAAGGGTAGATCGGAAGTTTTGAAATATAAAAAATAA
- a CDS encoding regulatory iron-sulfur-containing complex subunit RicT: MGCSSCSTGKDGQPKGCKNNGTCGTDGCNKLTVFDWLSNMSLPNGEKPFDCVEVRFKNSRKEFFRNSENLSLSIGDVVATQAQSGHDIGMVTLTGELVKVQMKKKNEDHTNQELPKLYRKASQKDIDIWQKCRDREAEIQKRSRELAIALNLQMKLSDVEFQGDGSKATFYYTAEERVDFRQLIKDMAKAFGIRIEMRQIGYRQEAQRLGGIGSCGRELCCSTWLTDFRSVSTSAARYQQLSLNPQKLAGQCGKLKCCLNYELDVYLDALKDFPASDTKIITEKGVALCQKVDIFKATLWFCYKDDWANWHALSKEHVNEMLEKNKRNEKVASLEEYAIEESVEKEQEKVFENVVGQDSLTRFDKPKQPKNNRNKKRNPARKQQPNANATKTATPERKQNKPANNQNPNQKPKPNRNKPRKPRPPKPANAEGKPSEQKNQNSPSKEATGPKKNNKRRTNNKKRPNDNG; the protein is encoded by the coding sequence ATGGGTTGTAGCAGTTGTTCAACTGGTAAAGACGGACAACCAAAAGGCTGTAAGAATAATGGAACTTGCGGAACTGATGGTTGTAATAAACTTACAGTTTTTGATTGGCTCTCAAATATGTCACTTCCAAATGGAGAAAAACCATTTGATTGTGTCGAGGTCCGATTTAAAAATAGCAGAAAAGAATTTTTTAGAAATTCAGAAAATTTATCTCTTTCAATTGGTGATGTTGTAGCTACTCAAGCACAATCTGGCCATGATATTGGTATGGTTACGTTGACAGGAGAACTTGTAAAAGTTCAAATGAAAAAGAAAAATGAAGACCACACCAATCAAGAATTACCAAAATTATACCGAAAAGCCTCTCAAAAAGATATCGATATTTGGCAAAAATGTAGAGATCGCGAAGCAGAAATTCAGAAGCGTTCTCGAGAATTAGCTATTGCTTTAAATCTGCAAATGAAACTTTCTGATGTAGAGTTTCAAGGAGATGGGTCTAAAGCTACTTTTTATTATACGGCAGAAGAGCGTGTAGATTTTCGTCAGTTGATAAAAGATATGGCCAAGGCATTTGGTATTCGAATAGAAATGCGACAAATTGGATACCGGCAAGAGGCACAACGTTTAGGAGGTATTGGCTCTTGTGGTCGCGAACTTTGTTGCTCTACATGGCTTACAGATTTCAGGTCTGTAAGTACTTCAGCTGCACGATACCAACAACTATCTCTAAATCCGCAAAAATTAGCAGGCCAATGCGGAAAACTTAAATGTTGTTTAAATTACGAACTAGATGTTTATTTAGATGCGTTAAAAGATTTCCCTGCATCAGATACCAAAATCATCACAGAGAAAGGCGTGGCCTTATGTCAAAAAGTAGATATTTTCAAGGCTACTCTTTGGTTCTGTTATAAAGATGATTGGGCTAATTGGCATGCATTATCAAAAGAGCATGTAAATGAGATGCTCGAGAAGAACAAGCGTAATGAGAAAGTTGCTAGTCTTGAGGAGTATGCTATTGAGGAATCTGTAGAAAAAGAACAAGAAAAAGTTTTTGAAAATGTTGTTGGGCAGGATAGTTTAACGCGTTTTGACAAACCTAAGCAGCCTAAAAATAACAGAAACAAAAAACGTAATCCGGCTAGAAAACAGCAACCGAATGCGAATGCAACTAAAACTGCAACGCCAGAAAGAAAGCAAAATAAGCCAGCAAACAATCAGAATCCAAATCAAAAGCCTAAGCCAAATAGGAATAAACCAAGAAAACCTAGACCGCCAAAACCTGCAAATGCTGAAGGTAAACCTAGTGAACAGAAAAATCAGAATTCACCTAGTAAGGAGGCTACAGGACCAAAGAAAAATAACAAGCGAAGAACTAATAATAAAAAAAGACCTAACGATAATGGCTAA